A window from Iamia sp. SCSIO 61187 encodes these proteins:
- a CDS encoding type IV secretion system protein has product MSAAGRGLVGALLACAVWFAVAGGAPVAAGTPAAATAAAPLVRQADEAEPGGERDEGRESTADCDLGLNPSDLPDELISCGEYVRESVTDAVRTAVDEATDQVAAAASSAASAASDSFLDRLAEDVADFAEQATTGLLTMIQETGEGAADFEGQQWWDSYWVTLVGLQALIMLPLLLVAIGSGIVQRDPGRIARAMAEAPAAALMTVAAVPITVAAVQLVAALVSEVNGTTSDNVSAWSESVTPVLFDSSGSGAVSRLGYIVLIGAVGILALIAMAELFISQAAVSLAVLFMPIALAGRVWSGSRDMAALLARVIAGLVLMPLVISICLGAGVSALGQATGGGELDFPMAMRAIVIMLITALSPALMYRLLPVPGGDGAPATAGAGRALVGAGVGAAVMGGRLALAAGSGGATAAAGGGGGAAAGRAMAAGPDGHLGGTITTASGRQLGVVEPGPPPRSDDAPKALPPVTPTRDPSDAAAPPGGSGPSGAGATGPRPVDPPSAPPSAPAPTGGGSTPGQAGPPAPPRGPVTAPSPPEPPAGGTRPTDTTVQ; this is encoded by the coding sequence GTGAGCGCCGCCGGGCGCGGGCTGGTCGGGGCGCTGCTCGCCTGCGCCGTCTGGTTCGCGGTCGCGGGAGGTGCCCCCGTGGCGGCGGGCACCCCCGCGGCCGCAACAGCAGCCGCCCCTTTGGTCCGCCAGGCCGACGAGGCCGAGCCCGGCGGCGAGCGGGACGAGGGGCGGGAATCAACAGCGGACTGCGACCTGGGGTTGAACCCCAGCGACCTACCCGACGAGCTGATCTCGTGCGGCGAGTACGTGCGGGAGTCGGTGACCGATGCCGTGCGCACCGCGGTCGACGAGGCGACCGACCAGGTCGCCGCAGCGGCGTCCTCGGCCGCCTCCGCCGCGTCGGACTCGTTCCTCGACCGGCTGGCCGAGGACGTCGCCGACTTCGCCGAGCAGGCGACGACGGGTCTGCTGACGATGATCCAGGAGACCGGCGAGGGCGCCGCGGACTTCGAGGGCCAGCAGTGGTGGGACTCCTACTGGGTCACCCTCGTCGGGCTCCAGGCGCTGATCATGTTGCCGTTGCTGTTGGTCGCCATCGGGTCCGGGATCGTGCAGCGAGACCCGGGTCGGATCGCCCGGGCCATGGCCGAGGCGCCGGCGGCGGCGCTGATGACCGTCGCCGCCGTGCCCATCACCGTGGCCGCGGTCCAGCTCGTCGCTGCGCTCGTGAGCGAGGTGAACGGGACCACGTCGGACAACGTCTCGGCCTGGTCCGAGAGCGTCACCCCGGTGCTGTTCGACTCGTCGGGGTCGGGGGCGGTGTCGCGGCTGGGCTACATCGTGCTCATCGGCGCGGTGGGGATCCTGGCTCTGATCGCCATGGCCGAGCTGTTCATCAGCCAGGCCGCGGTGTCGCTGGCGGTGCTGTTCATGCCGATCGCCCTCGCCGGTCGGGTGTGGTCGGGGTCGCGGGACATGGCCGCCCTGCTGGCCCGGGTGATCGCCGGGCTGGTGCTGATGCCCCTGGTCATCTCGATCTGCCTGGGGGCCGGTGTGTCGGCGCTGGGCCAGGCCACCGGCGGCGGCGAGCTGGACTTCCCGATGGCCATGCGGGCCATCGTGATCATGCTCATCACCGCCCTGTCGCCGGCGCTGATGTACCGGCTGCTCCCGGTCCCGGGCGGTGACGGCGCCCCGGCGACGGCGGGCGCGGGCCGGGCCCTGGTCGGCGCCGGGGTGGGCGCCGCCGTGATGGGCGGGCGCCTTGCGCTGGCCGCCGGGAGCGGCGGCGCCACAGCGGCCGCCGGAGGTGGGGGAGGAGCGGCCGCGGGGCGGGCGATGGCCGCCGGGCCCGACGGGCACCTGGGCGGGACGATCACCACGGCGAGTGGACGCCAGCTCGGTGTGGTCGAGCCCGGCCCGCCACCCCGCTCCGACGATGCCCCGAAGGCGCTGCCACCGGTGACACCGACCCGTGACCCGAGCGACGCCGCGGCGCCACCCGGAGGGTCCGGGCCGTCGGGGGCGGGGGCGACCGGTCCTCGACCGGTCGACCCACCAAGCGCACCGCCCTCCGCCCCGGCCCCGACCGGCGGGGGATCGACGCCGGGCCAGGCGGGGCCACCCGCCCCGCCGAGGGGTCCGGTGACGGCACCGTCGCCGCCAGAGCCGCCCGCGGGCGGGACGCGACCGACCGACACGACGGTCCAGTGA
- a CDS encoding DUF6112 family protein translates to MTWLTTRLVLVLAEVNVNPDADALPETSRAVDIVNGVAFWSLLACAIALVAGGAAWAIGGMGSNMQATSGGKRAVLLSLVGAAVIGSASTLINWAAG, encoded by the coding sequence ATGACCTGGTTGACCACTCGACTCGTCCTCGTACTCGCGGAGGTCAACGTCAACCCTGACGCCGATGCCCTCCCGGAGACCTCCCGGGCGGTCGACATCGTGAACGGGGTTGCCTTCTGGTCGCTGCTGGCGTGTGCCATCGCCTTGGTGGCCGGCGGTGCGGCCTGGGCGATCGGCGGGATGGGGTCGAACATGCAGGCCACCTCCGGTGGCAAGCGGGCGGTGCTCCTGTCGTTGGTCGGAGCCGCGGTGATCGGCTCCGCGTCCACGCTCATCAACTGGGCGGCGGGCTGA
- a CDS encoding MinD/ParA family protein yields MPDVETLPTGSTEPVTSDGAIAEWQPQTLIAPPPATPTRGWRRVVFRATGGRVNPGPSADEAHRSAVTAAVTAPLAARTGERIAVLSTKGGVGKTTTALMLGHTLAGTRGDRVVALDANPDYGTLGYRVSPETHRTVRDLLDARAGIVSYPDVRAYTTQAPSRLEVLAGDADPAVSQAFTAQDYADTLAILGQHYNVILTDCGTGVLHDAMRAVLHMATQLVIVTGPAVDQARHADHLTRWLRRHADPQLVSRSTVVVNASRDDLAVDVDAMVDHFTSIARAVIEVPYDPALAAGGIDGLDALDQSTRDAYLDLAHAVVDGFTPTPIGGPP; encoded by the coding sequence GTGCCCGACGTCGAGACCCTCCCGACGGGTTCCACCGAGCCCGTAACGTCAGATGGTGCCATAGCGGAGTGGCAGCCGCAGACGCTGATCGCGCCACCGCCGGCGACGCCGACGAGGGGCTGGCGGCGGGTGGTTTTCCGGGCCACCGGCGGCCGGGTGAACCCGGGGCCGTCGGCGGACGAGGCGCACCGCTCGGCGGTCACCGCCGCGGTGACGGCGCCGCTGGCGGCCCGGACAGGTGAGCGGATCGCTGTGTTGTCGACCAAGGGCGGCGTGGGCAAGACCACCACGGCGCTGATGCTGGGTCACACCTTGGCCGGCACCCGGGGGGACCGGGTGGTGGCCCTCGATGCCAACCCTGACTACGGGACGTTGGGGTACCGGGTCAGCCCCGAGACGCACCGCACGGTGCGGGACCTGCTCGACGCGAGGGCCGGGATCGTGTCGTACCCAGACGTGCGGGCCTACACCACGCAGGCGCCGTCACGGCTCGAGGTCCTCGCCGGCGACGCCGACCCGGCGGTGTCGCAGGCCTTCACCGCTCAGGACTACGCCGACACGCTGGCCATCTTGGGTCAGCACTACAACGTGATCCTCACCGACTGCGGCACCGGGGTCCTCCACGACGCCATGCGGGCTGTGCTCCACATGGCCACGCAGCTGGTGATCGTCACCGGTCCTGCGGTCGATCAGGCTCGCCACGCCGACCACCTGACCCGCTGGCTGCGCCGCCACGCCGACCCGCAGCTGGTGAGCCGGTCCACGGTGGTGGTCAACGCGTCCCGGGACGACCTGGCCGTCGATGTCGACGCCATGGTCGATCACTTCACCTCGATCGCTCGGGCGGTGATCGAGGTCCCGTACGACCCGGCTCTGGCCGCCGGCGGCATCGACGGGCTCGACGCTCTGGACCAGAGCACGCGGGACGCGTACCTGGATCTTGCCCACGCCGTCGTGGACGGCTTCACCCCCACTCCCATCGGAGGACCCCCATGA